In a genomic window of Styela clava chromosome 7, kaStyClav1.hap1.2, whole genome shotgun sequence:
- the LOC144425095 gene encoding uncharacterized protein LOC144425095: MRLDHQTRPTGGVSSTLLPGTGPTSEHGTGPSGGVSSTLLPGTGPTSEHETGPSGGVSSTLLPGTGQTSEHETGPSGGVSSTLLPGTGPTSEHETRQTGGVSSTPLPGTGPTSEHETRPPSGFSSTPLSGTGPTSEHETGSSGGGSSTLLPGTGPTSEHETEPSGGVSSTLLPGTGPTSEHETGPSGGVSSTLLPGTGPTSQHETRPPGGVSSTLLPGTGPTSQHETRPTGGVSSTLLPGTGPTSEHGTGPSGGVSSTLLPGTGPTSEHETGPSGGVSSTLLPGTGPTSEHETGPSGGVSSTLLPGTGPTSGNGTGPPGGVSSTLLPGTAPTSENGTGPPGGVSSTSLPGTGPTSEHETRPPGGVSSTLLPGTGPTSQHETRPTGGVSSTLLPGTGPTSEHGTGPSGGVSSTLLPGTGPSSEHETGPSGGVSSTLLPGTGPTSEHETGPSGGVSSTLLPGTGPTSGNGTGPPGGVSSTLLPGTAPTSENGTGPPGGVSSTSLPGTGPTSEHETRPPGGVSSTSLPGTGPTTEHKTRPPGGVSSTPLPGTGPTSEHETRPPGGVSSTALPGTGPTSEHKTRPSGGVSSTLLPGTGPTSEHETRPPGGVSSTLLPGTAPTSENGTGPPGGVSSTSLPGTGPTSEHETRPPGGVSSTSLPGTASTSENETGPPGGVSSTSLPGTGPTTDHETRPPGGVSSTPLPGTGPTSEHETRPPGGVSSTPLPGTGPTSEHETIPPGGVSSTALPVTGPTSEHKTRPPGGVSSTLLPVTGPTSEHETEPSGGVSSTLLPGTGPTSEHETRPPGGVSSTLLPGTGPTSEHETRPPGGVSSTPLPGTGSTEAETSGCQLKNIAILIKRNSSDTVCKAIQEVSIGYCEGSCKTVVSANVETGQIEGLCSCCTPTSYNEMSVELACTDGSSVESYEEIKVKSASGCLCDSSSCQVK; this comes from the exons atgagactagaccaccag actagaccaacaggtggagttagttctacactattaccaggaactgggccaacttccgaacatgggactggaccatcaggtggagttagttctacactattaccaggaactgggccaacttccgaacatgagactggaccatcaggtggagttagttctacactattaccaggaactgggcaaacttccgaacatgagactggaccatcaggtggagttagttctacactattaccaggaactgggccaacttccgaacatgaaaCTAGACAaacaggtggagttagttctacaccattaccaggaactgggccaacttccgaacatgagactagaccacCAAGTGGATTTAGTTCTACACCATTatcaggaactgggccaacttccgaacatgagactggatCATCAGGTGGAggtagttctacactattaccaggaactgggccaacttccgaacatgagactgaaccatcaggtggagttagttctacactattaccaggaactgggccaacttccgaacatgagactggaccatcaggtggagttagttctacactattaccaggaactgggccaacttcccaacatgagactagaccaccaggtggagttagttctacactattaccaggaactgggccaacttcccaacatgagactagaccaacaggtggagttagttctacactattaccaggaactgggccaacttccgaacatgggactggaccatcaggtggagttagttctacactattaccaggaactgggccaacttccgaacatgagactggaccatcaggtggagttagttctacactattaccaggaactgggccaacttccgaacatgagactggaccatcaggtggagttagttctacactattaccaggaactgggccaacttccggaAATGGAACTGGACcaccaggtggagttagttctacattATTACCAGGAACTGCGCCAACTTCCGAAAATGGAACTGGCCcaccaggtggagttagttctacatcattaccaggaactgggccaacttccgaacatgagactagaccaccaggtggagttagttctacactattaccaggaactgggccaacttcccaacatgagactagaccaacaggtggagttagttctacactattaccaggaactgggccaacttccgaacatgggactggaccatcaggtggagttagttctacactattaccaggaactgggccaagttccgaacatgagactggaccatcaggtggagttagttctacactattaccaggaactgggccaacttccgaacatgagactggaccatcaggtggagttagttctacactattaccaggaactgggccaacttccggaAATGGAACTGGACcaccaggtggagttagttctacattATTACCAGGAACTGCGCCAACTTCCGAAAATGGAACTGGCCcaccaggtggagttagttctacatcattaccaggaactgggccaacttccgaacatgagactagaccaccaggtggagttagttctacatcATTACCAGGAACTGGTCCAACTACTGAACATAAAACTAGACcaccaggtggagttagttctacaccattaccaggaactgggccaacttccgaacatgagaccagaccaccaggtggagttagttctacagcattaccaggaactgggccaacttctgAACATAAGACTAGACCATcgggtggagttagttctacactattaccaggaactgggccaacttccgaacatgagactagaccaccaggtggagttagttctacattATTACCAGGAACTGCGCCAACTTCCGAAAATGGAACTGGCCcaccaggtggagttagttctacatcattaccaggaactgggccaacttccgaacatgagactagaccaccaggtggagttagttctacatcATTACCAGGAACTGCGTCAACTTCCGAAAATGAAACTGGACcaccaggtggagttagttctacatcattaccaggaactgggccaactacAGATCATGAGACCAGACCACCAGGTGGGGTTAGTTCTACACCATTACctggaactgggccaacttccgaacatgagactagaccaccaggtggagttagttctacaccattaccaggaactgggccaacttccgaacatgagaccataccaccaggtggagttagttctacagcATTACCAGTAACTGGGCCAACTTCTGAACATAAGACCAGACcaccaggtggagttagttctacactattaccagtaactgggccaacttccgaacatgagactgaaccatcaggtggagttagttctacactattaccaggaactgggccaacttccgaacatgagactagaccaccaggtggagttagttctacactattaccaggaactgggccaacttccgaacatgagactagaccaccaggtggagttagttctacaccattaccaggaactggATCAACTGAAGCTGAAacatcag GTTGCCAACTCAAGAATATAGCTATCTTGATTAAACGCAATTCCAGTGATACGGTGTGTAAAGCAATTCAAGAAGTTAGCATTGGTTATTGTGAAGGATCCTGCAAGACTGTTGTCTCTGCTAATGTTGAAACAGGACAAATAGAAG GTTTGTGTAGCTGTTGCACACCTACAAGCTACAATGAAATGTCTGTGGAATTAGCATGCACAGATGGAAGCTCAGTGGAAAGTTATGAAGAAATAAAAGTGAAGTCTGCAAGTGGATGTCTTTGTGATTCATCTTCTTGTCAAGTTAAATAA